One genomic segment of Amycolatopsis sp. WQ 127309 includes these proteins:
- a CDS encoding class I SAM-dependent methyltransferase, producing the protein MSNTAECRICGGTVEEFFDFGRQPLSDAFVAPGADPGKEFFFRLAVGLCGGCTMVQLMEEVPREAMFHEEYPYYSSGSVVMRGHFEDLAKHLIATELTGDDPFAVEMGCNDGIMLKTLADSGIRHLGVEPSGGVADVAASKGVRVRKSFFEESTAREILAEDGPADVIYAANTLCHIPYMDSILDGVKALLKPTGVFVFEDPYLGEIVRRTSFDQIYDEHFYFFTLRSVQQMAQRHGLELVDAQRLDVHGGEVRYTLAPAGSRTPSDAVRELLAEEQAAGLHERATLEAFGAKVLQVKEDLVTLLRKAKDEGKRVVAYGATAKSATIANLCGLGPDLVEFVCDTTPAKQNRLTPGTHIPVKPAAAFADPYPDYALLFAWNHADEIMAKEQAFRDAGGQWILYVPTVRLV; encoded by the coding sequence ATGTCGAACACAGCCGAATGCCGGATCTGCGGCGGCACGGTCGAAGAGTTCTTCGACTTCGGGCGCCAGCCGCTTTCCGACGCCTTCGTCGCGCCCGGCGCGGACCCGGGGAAGGAGTTCTTCTTCCGCCTCGCCGTCGGCCTGTGCGGCGGGTGCACGATGGTGCAGCTGATGGAGGAGGTGCCCCGCGAGGCGATGTTCCACGAGGAGTACCCGTACTACTCCTCGGGTTCGGTGGTGATGCGCGGGCACTTCGAGGACCTCGCCAAGCACCTGATCGCCACCGAGCTCACCGGCGACGACCCGTTCGCCGTCGAGATGGGCTGCAACGACGGCATCATGCTCAAGACCCTGGCCGACTCCGGCATCCGGCACCTGGGCGTCGAGCCCTCCGGTGGCGTCGCCGACGTCGCGGCGTCGAAGGGCGTGCGCGTGCGCAAGTCGTTCTTCGAGGAGTCGACCGCGCGCGAGATCCTCGCCGAGGACGGCCCGGCCGACGTCATCTACGCGGCCAACACCCTGTGCCACATCCCGTACATGGACTCGATCCTCGACGGCGTCAAGGCGCTGCTGAAGCCGACCGGCGTGTTCGTCTTCGAGGACCCGTACCTGGGCGAGATCGTGCGGCGCACGTCGTTCGACCAGATCTACGACGAGCACTTCTACTTCTTCACCCTGCGCTCGGTGCAGCAGATGGCGCAGCGCCACGGCCTCGAGCTCGTCGACGCGCAGCGCCTCGACGTCCACGGCGGCGAGGTGCGCTACACGCTGGCGCCGGCCGGCTCCCGGACGCCGTCGGACGCCGTCCGCGAGCTGCTCGCCGAGGAGCAGGCCGCCGGGCTGCACGAGCGGGCGACGCTGGAAGCGTTCGGCGCGAAGGTGCTGCAGGTCAAGGAAGACCTCGTCACCTTGCTGCGCAAGGCCAAGGACGAGGGCAAGCGCGTCGTCGCCTACGGCGCCACGGCGAAGAGCGCGACCATCGCCAACCTGTGCGGCCTCGGCCCGGACCTCGTCGAGTTCGTCTGCGACACCACGCCGGCCAAGCAGAACCGGCTCACCCCGGGCACGCACATCCCGGTGAAGCCGGCCGCCGCGTTCGCGGACCCCTACCCCGACTACGCGCTGCTGTTCGCGTGGAACCACGCCGACGAGATCATGGCCAAGGAGCAGGCGTTCCGCGACGCCGGCGGCCAGTGGATCCTCTACGTGCCGACGGTCCGGCTGGTCTGA
- a CDS encoding Gfo/Idh/MocA family protein has protein sequence MTSYQPAQRLRFGVIGCADIAWRRTLPAMETDPAIDVVAIASRDGDRARTFTDRFGGTPYAGYQAVAEREDVDAVYIPLPLMLHAEWIERCLDAGKHVLVEKPMSDGYKESARLLDLARERGLVLLENYMFLYHSQHAAVRKLLADGAIGDLRGFHSAFTIPPKPPGDIRYQADVGGGAFLDFGGYPIRAAQHLLGRDLSVEGAVFRRDRALDVVMSGSVLLASPEGVPAQLTFGMEHSYQNSYALSGSTGRLTVDWAFTLPETHRPVLRIERQDHREEVVLAADHQFAGAIRAFVEAVVTKAPLREEHDGTLEQAALIEQVQRVARNVWI, from the coding sequence ATGACGAGCTACCAACCGGCCCAGCGGCTGCGCTTCGGGGTGATCGGCTGCGCGGACATCGCCTGGCGGCGGACGCTGCCGGCGATGGAGACCGACCCGGCGATCGACGTCGTCGCGATCGCCAGCCGCGACGGCGACCGGGCCCGGACGTTCACCGACCGCTTCGGCGGCACGCCCTACGCCGGCTACCAGGCGGTGGCCGAGCGCGAGGACGTCGACGCCGTCTACATCCCGCTGCCGCTGATGCTGCACGCGGAGTGGATCGAACGGTGCCTCGACGCCGGCAAGCACGTGCTGGTGGAGAAGCCGATGTCCGACGGCTACAAGGAGTCGGCCCGGCTGCTCGACCTCGCCCGCGAGCGCGGCCTGGTGCTGCTCGAGAACTACATGTTCCTCTACCACTCCCAGCACGCGGCGGTGCGCAAGCTGCTCGCCGACGGCGCGATCGGGGACCTGCGCGGCTTCCACAGCGCGTTCACGATCCCGCCGAAGCCGCCGGGGGACATCCGCTACCAAGCGGACGTCGGCGGTGGCGCGTTCCTCGACTTCGGCGGCTACCCGATCCGCGCGGCGCAGCACCTGCTCGGCCGGGACCTGTCGGTGGAGGGCGCGGTGTTCCGCCGCGACCGCGCGCTCGACGTCGTGATGTCGGGCAGCGTGCTGCTGGCGTCGCCCGAAGGCGTGCCGGCCCAGCTGACCTTCGGCATGGAGCACTCCTACCAGAACAGCTACGCCCTGTCCGGCAGCACCGGGCGGCTGACGGTGGACTGGGCGTTCACCCTGCCGGAGACGCACCGGCCGGTGCTGCGGATCGAACGGCAGGACCACCGCGAAGAGGTGGTGCTGGCGGCCGACCACCAGTTCGCCGGGGCGATCCGGGCCTTCGTCGAAGCGGTCGTCACCAAAGCGCCGCTGCGCGAGGAGCACGACGGGACGCTCGAGCAGGCCGCCCTGATCGAGCAGGTGCAGCGGGTCGCCCGCAACGTCTGGATCTGA
- a CDS encoding dTDP-4-dehydrorhamnose 3,5-epimerase family protein yields MRIEETKVPNAFRLFPEQFPDQRGRFHEAFRADALSDLIGYPFVVNQVNYSTSRRDTVRGIHGTTLPPGQAKLVTCVRGAVMDVVVDLRVGSPTFGVFDVTYQDEDSGTAVYLADGLGHAFHALTDDACMNYLCSQNYVPGTMLVLNPMDPDIGIPWELTGPPIMSEKDANGVGLKEAESEGLLPTYEECLAHYAALGAGAAATRASRPASPLPDEQRSFCR; encoded by the coding sequence ATGCGGATCGAAGAGACCAAGGTCCCGAATGCCTTCAGGCTGTTCCCGGAGCAGTTCCCGGACCAGCGGGGCCGGTTCCACGAGGCGTTCCGCGCGGACGCGCTCTCGGACCTGATCGGCTACCCGTTCGTGGTCAACCAGGTGAACTACTCCACGAGCCGCCGCGACACCGTGCGCGGCATCCACGGCACGACGCTGCCACCAGGGCAGGCGAAGCTGGTCACGTGCGTGCGCGGCGCCGTGATGGACGTCGTGGTGGACCTGCGCGTCGGTTCGCCGACGTTCGGCGTCTTCGACGTCACCTACCAGGACGAGGACTCCGGCACGGCGGTCTACCTCGCCGACGGTCTCGGCCACGCCTTCCACGCCCTGACCGACGACGCGTGCATGAACTACCTGTGCTCGCAGAACTACGTGCCGGGCACCATGCTCGTGCTGAACCCGATGGACCCGGACATCGGCATCCCGTGGGAGCTGACCGGGCCGCCGATCATGTCCGAAAAGGACGCGAACGGCGTCGGCCTCAAGGAGGCGGAGTCCGAAGGGCTGCTGCCGACCTACGAGGAGTGCCTCGCGCACTACGCGGCACTGGGGGCGGGCGCCGCCGCGACGCGGGCGAGCCGGCCGGCCTCCCCACTTCCCGACGAGCAGCGGAGCTTCTGCCGATGA
- a CDS encoding nucleotide disphospho-sugar-binding domain-containing protein yields MRLLFTTAPLRGHLFPLVPLAWAARAAGHEVLVATTEAFAPVVLRCGLPVTSWGAAPDFVELVGGEPPVTAESTVLRRAEHGHAFGRIARACLPGARKLVDAWRPDLVVSERAEFAGPLAAAAGDVPVVAYHWGVAPLTEYSRAAAIELAAAPPDPVATLDPWPPGMRLPHAFGHEGVRGGSFNGDVHLPDWVFEPRERPRVCVTFGTVLPGMAALGLRETVAPMLKLLKELDVELVVAAADDVLADWPELAAAADRAGRLPLAQVLPACEAMVNHGGQGTVLTALEAGCPQLVLPQFDDQFDNAAAVAASGAGLQLSLDEVSPERVAQRCRALLDEPAFTTGAVRAAAEVRAQRSPAEVVGLLEKLVAA; encoded by the coding sequence GTGCGATTGCTGTTCACGACCGCGCCGTTGCGCGGCCATCTGTTCCCCCTCGTGCCGCTCGCCTGGGCGGCCCGGGCGGCCGGGCACGAGGTCCTGGTCGCCACGACCGAGGCGTTCGCGCCGGTCGTGCTCCGGTGCGGGCTGCCGGTCACGTCCTGGGGTGCCGCGCCCGACTTCGTCGAGCTGGTCGGCGGCGAACCGCCCGTGACGGCCGAGAGCACCGTGCTGCGCCGCGCCGAGCACGGGCACGCGTTCGGGCGGATCGCCCGGGCCTGCCTGCCCGGCGCGCGGAAGCTGGTGGACGCGTGGCGGCCCGACCTCGTCGTCAGCGAGCGGGCGGAGTTCGCCGGCCCGCTGGCGGCCGCGGCCGGCGACGTCCCGGTCGTCGCCTACCACTGGGGTGTCGCCCCGCTGACCGAGTACAGCCGGGCGGCGGCGATCGAGCTCGCCGCGGCGCCGCCGGACCCGGTCGCCACGCTCGACCCGTGGCCGCCCGGGATGCGGCTGCCGCACGCCTTCGGCCACGAAGGTGTCCGGGGCGGGTCGTTCAACGGCGACGTCCACCTGCCGGACTGGGTGTTCGAGCCGCGCGAGCGGCCGCGGGTGTGCGTCACCTTCGGCACCGTGCTGCCCGGGATGGCCGCCCTCGGGCTGCGCGAAACCGTGGCACCGATGCTGAAACTGCTCAAGGAGCTCGACGTCGAGCTGGTGGTGGCCGCCGCCGACGACGTGCTGGCGGACTGGCCCGAGCTGGCCGCCGCGGCCGACCGCGCCGGGCGGCTCCCGCTCGCCCAGGTGCTGCCGGCCTGCGAGGCCATGGTCAACCACGGTGGCCAGGGCACCGTGCTCACCGCGCTGGAGGCCGGCTGCCCGCAGCTGGTGCTCCCGCAGTTCGACGACCAGTTCGACAACGCCGCGGCCGTGGCCGCGAGCGGCGCGGGCCTGCAGCTCTCGCTGGACGAGGTGTCACCCGAGCGGGTGGCGCAGCGGTGTCGCGCGCTGCTGGACGAACCCGCCTTCACCACCGGCGCGGTGCGCGCCGCCGCCGAGGTCCGGGCCCAGCGCTCGCCCGCGGAAGTCGTGGGCCTGCTGGAGAAACTGGTCGCGGCATGA
- a CDS encoding NDP-hexose 2,3-dehydratase family protein: MKRLAVLHRELNPGPGTTGGSMMSMVEFHDWWAERTAAGHFAVDRIPFAELGDWAFEAGTGNLGHKSGRFFTIEGLQVREGGVPTWSQPIINQPEIGILGIVVKEFDGVLHCLMQAKMEPGNVNTLQLSPTVQATRSNYTQVHRGATTRYLEYFVGAGRGQVLVDVLQSEQGAWFWRKRNRNMVVLVTGDVELHEDYCWLSLAQIGELSHRDNLVNMDARTVLSCIPFALPDGDGATGEDFRDALVRSYQYAAEDAPGPALHTAGDILSWFTEAKTRCDWSARLTPLSATTGWHRDDEEIADDAAANFRIIGVRVEAGTREVKAWRQPLLHPRGEGHATFLARRVRGVLHLLVQARPEYGLMDMVEMAPTVHLLPGQDASSIKEPFLRDVLEVGGVKTHYDQKLSEEGGRFYHALTRYQLIEVGEEFPVEVPPNYCWMTVRQLIDLLRHGHYLNIEARSLLACIHSLC; encoded by the coding sequence ATGAAGCGACTCGCGGTGCTGCACCGGGAACTCAACCCCGGGCCCGGAACCACCGGCGGCAGCATGATGTCCATGGTGGAGTTCCACGACTGGTGGGCCGAGCGGACGGCGGCCGGGCACTTCGCCGTCGACCGCATCCCGTTCGCCGAGCTCGGTGACTGGGCGTTCGAGGCCGGCACCGGGAACCTCGGGCACAAGAGCGGGCGCTTCTTCACCATCGAAGGCCTGCAGGTGCGCGAGGGCGGCGTCCCGACGTGGTCCCAGCCCATCATCAACCAGCCCGAGATCGGCATCCTCGGCATCGTCGTCAAGGAGTTCGACGGCGTGCTGCACTGCCTGATGCAGGCCAAGATGGAGCCGGGCAACGTCAACACGCTCCAGCTGTCGCCGACCGTGCAGGCCACGCGCAGCAACTACACGCAGGTGCACCGCGGCGCGACCACGCGCTACCTGGAGTACTTCGTCGGCGCCGGCCGCGGCCAGGTGCTGGTGGACGTGCTGCAGTCGGAGCAGGGCGCGTGGTTCTGGCGCAAGCGCAACCGCAACATGGTCGTGCTGGTCACCGGCGACGTCGAGCTGCACGAGGACTACTGCTGGCTGAGCCTCGCCCAGATCGGCGAGCTGTCCCACCGGGACAACCTGGTGAACATGGACGCCCGCACGGTGCTCTCGTGCATCCCGTTCGCCCTCCCGGACGGCGACGGCGCGACCGGCGAGGACTTCCGGGACGCGCTCGTGCGCTCCTACCAGTACGCCGCCGAGGACGCGCCGGGCCCGGCCCTGCACACCGCGGGCGACATCCTCAGCTGGTTCACCGAGGCCAAGACGCGCTGCGACTGGTCGGCCCGGCTGACGCCGCTGTCGGCGACGACGGGCTGGCACCGCGACGACGAGGAGATCGCCGACGACGCGGCGGCGAACTTCCGCATCATCGGCGTGCGGGTCGAGGCGGGCACCCGGGAGGTCAAGGCCTGGCGGCAGCCCCTCCTCCACCCCAGGGGGGAGGGGCACGCCACCTTCCTCGCCCGGCGCGTCCGCGGCGTGCTGCACCTGCTGGTGCAGGCCCGCCCGGAGTACGGCCTGATGGACATGGTCGAGATGGCGCCCACCGTGCACCTGCTGCCCGGCCAGGACGCGTCGTCGATCAAGGAGCCGTTCCTGCGGGACGTGCTCGAGGTCGGCGGGGTCAAGACGCACTACGACCAGAAGCTCTCGGAGGAGGGCGGCCGGTTCTACCACGCGCTGACCCGCTACCAGCTGATCGAGGTGGGCGAGGAGTTCCCGGTCGAGGTGCCGCCGAACTACTGCTGGATGACCGTGCGCCAGCTGATCGACCTGCTGCGCCACGGGCACTACCTGAACATCGAGGCCCGCAGCCTGCTGGCCTGCATCCACAGCCTCTGCTGA